The genomic window aattaataaaagagcattataaatttcataattCCTGAAACATTACATTAAGAATAAAGATTAAACaacatttcatattttacttctttctaaaataaatgttatagttcaaaattttttatcagaATTACTTAAATTTGGAAGATaaactacatatataataaatatttatattaattttttttctctaccAAGTTAATTaagtacaattttttattaatttaatttttatgataatacGCTTAATATAACAGTTACTAcatactttatatatttttaatctttttattataatttttgtgaatatatatatcagcataaaagaaaaaaaatattaaaatggtTCCATAATTTTTCAATCTTTTCATGTAGGAATCAtagcataatttttatctaaTTAAGTAATATACCATTCAAAATCTgtactataaatataaaaagtcaATCATTATTTAccttagaaatatatatatttttattagattACGAaacatgttatatattagatactcataatatattttatatcataaaaggatgaatatatatatgtaggaaataatatgtataatataaatgaagtaaaataaaaaaatgtaatattatagttttatttattgttattttaattacaCTGTTAAAACAATATCTTTTTTGGAATAATtagattttataaaatataataattataaaattataattattaataggaAAACATCATTGAAAATAGTAGTACTTCTCTTTAAATGGAAATCAATgtattatctatattctcAACATTCCATATTCTACATATACTCAATATTTCCACATGTAAAgaaatcatttatatatttttctatattattatgaaaataattaataaaaaaatatatttatttattattataaattaaataaataattcatttatttataatatttattaatgaattcattatacattattttaatcaaaatttttttataaataacattacGATAACAAATTTGtagtttaaaattaaattattttcgtGGTATCAttgtaaaaagaaataaaattataaatttctaatattttcttgcagaaaaaacaaatagtacgaaataaaataaataaaaatagtgtGTTTTATCATTAAATGGATATTATACTATTGTTATATTCTTGCTTAGAATATTACAGTTTTAAATATCTATACCATGGAACAAACAATTaagattttattatttattaaaattactacttttatacttttatgtTGGATATGTCATTTTTACAGTAAAGtggtataatattattatttaatgatatttatattattcatatttttggtgctgatttttattaatgcTATTTGTTCACTATTAGATATTATATTCTATAATATAACTAATGTTTacatatgttaattttttagggTACTCTTATGAAATCTTTAgacgaaaaagaaaattatcgTAGAAATATACATGCAAGAACTTATCGTTTACTAGAAACATACGGAAAGGATAATAATTCAagttctttatatttaaaagaaggTTTGCCAATTAATGgaattcacaaaaaaatagatacAACTTATAATGAGAAATATGACtcagaaaaaaggaaacaatCAAATGTATGTCCATCAAGATTTGCAGGAGGTCATCAACCAGgtgtgaaaaataaatcttgtgtatttgaaacaaaaaaatattcccatttagaaaaaaaaatatttaaggaaCTCGattatcaaaattttcttaaaaacaacAGAATAATTAGTGATAAgttgtacaaaaaaatattatgtaaaaaatacagATTACGACTTGTTAtacctttattattattatttattttaataatatctCTAATATTAGATTATTCTTGTAATAGTGGTTTTAGAAGGGGgttgtataaattattaagtcTTATATTAGGTAAGGCAGGAATGAAAGATTTTCACAATTTCTTGAAGTCTACTGTAGGTTcgtttttcaaatatacaataGAAGTAACTAGGAATAGTCAGAAAAAAATTGCTGAGATTTATAGAACACcgtttttaaattttctaatatatagcattttattctttatattgggtatcattattatatcaggaattatttattaccataaaaaagttaaaaaatacgaaaaaattaaattcaggaaaaggtaaaagataaaataaggaatatttttatttctgtaaatatatcattaatatgTTCTACTAaatgcaatatatataacgataaacttaataaatatataaataaatgcttaaaattttataagtacaataaatatacttgTCTTTTTTgatacatattaataaatgaatatgttcttagtttttttcttaatttcaaaattataatatttataattttttattaaaattatattttttaagtttaaatattatacttcaatacatataatttaatatgtcGTTATATTCCTAtagaaaatgtatatatttgcgttataattaatttataataagaaattaagtataatatatttatgatttatgctaatttatatttttactataaagaacacatatttatattttttaatatctttttatcTTAAAATGATTATCTGTTCTTTTAATTCGAAAGATGTATAATTACTGTAAATTACCAATACATGTGCTTTTTTTGTGTAGAATATAAAGAGAAgtcaatatattatatttcatttatatgaatatttatatatctctcttactaaaatataagctctatatttatttttcaaaatatgttttgtgagttatatattatagagcaattttatttaaatgtcTCTTCATCAAAAGTTTTGTGCTTTTTGTATGGTTTAAATtcgaaattataaataaaaaattaaatatttattaaatgttttttatatataattgttcaCTTACTagtttttctaaataattacatttaaatacagaattaaaaacatttaacttattattaattatctTAATATAGTGTTAATtcagttttttaaaattgattaaatatatattatactgaAATTTTAccaaaaattatgttatatatattttttattttttatatcgtTAAAGTATTACATTAATGAACTATATATAGacatattttaatagataatatgttaaaatattttttttaattattcttttgcGTTCCATAAAAATAGAtctctatatatatgctatatatctataaaaatcaaaatattccttaaggttaataagaataaatatgtttttttctgtaaaaaaataattatttataaatatatttttcatattcgcATTATtacttatgcatatatatagatatgttAACAATTAATTTGATATAAAGGTGCATAAGTAAAAGATAGTTAATGCTTACAATTACTAATTCATTTTCGTTTtgaaattcattttttaaataaaataaagttaaaagaaatacattttatttgtaaataattcataaatatgtaacaaTGTTTTATTTCGTTAAGTAAGGATTAGTAAGGTATATTTACGAACTaatctaatatttttaatttttttttttaaatgtttaattaaataaatattataaataatattccatatataattgttttgtgagaaaaattttttcactgaatttacatttttataaatcgAACTAAAAACTATACTATAAGGTTAATACTTGTTTTAGTTGTGACATTTGTATACCCACTAAAAACTATTGTTTATTGAAAAACGCACACatgcataattttatttttaaagtatacTTAAGGCCTACAGAACATAAAACTAGAATATGTAAGCATTTGTAcatgataatattaaaaataatgataataagtattttaataaaagaatattaatttttattatttatttttttttttgttttttttaatataaagtatttctataatttattaaaatattttatttatgtaaaaaatatatatacgtatagaTATATGGAATAATTCATCtgtgataatatattttttttatttttctacatttacattaatattttttctaaatatatatacagaagaataaaataaaaaatattacgtagatatatataacgtttttttgcatataagTAATGGTATAAACTGaacttaattaaaaattattgtacATAAGTtataaattactttttttttgcttttaacatatatatttcttcatatataatgtagtagaaaatatgtacaatattttttatgtatggtAGACTATGAAAGATTGTATATTATTAGGAATTAcctaaaaaatatgttgaTTTTAGCATGTGACAAAATAAGAattctttaataaattattattatagtgtaataataataaatattttgaaaaataaaaaaagagaccATATACAacataacatatatacattttataattgGTAGTAGGATCATATACGTATGGTTTCTActtaatgtattaatatatggaaaTGTATTTATCTATAATctctatattctatataaactaaatattttgaaattatatgaaatggtatatatgtttttcttctattatattttaaaggaagttaatattagaaataattaattagtatactatattaaataattaaattatatatttttaatatttatgtatatatactaattattttattttagtgaacctaaatttttatttaaataatattaacaaaatttatataatatatttttaacattactaccttttatagatattataaaaggctttattattatatacattttgttattttcatatgaaacaataataacacgacatttttaaaataaatatagcattttttattattataattgtattatactactactgttattattattattattattattattaatttattccatatttaatgtattaGAATTCtagatattaatataatggAACAAACAAttaagttatttttatttattaaaattgctTTGTTTATCTATTTAATATGGATATGTCATTTTAATCATGATATGGTTGATAATCCTATTTtagaatatttaatttacttatattttctttttctgttttaattaatacaCATTCATAGAATTGATAATTGATTctattaaataacaaatatttaaattattatttttttagggCGCCTCTAACAAATCATTAGACGAGAACTGCAATAgtgttataaaaataggtACTAGAAATTATAGAAACCTAGCAAGATATAAACAGAATAATTATtcaagtaatatatttttaaaagaaaatttttcaaaaaatggaGTAAAAGAACAAAGAGATATATCCAATAATGAAAAACGAaccagtaaaaaaaaaaaacactcATTTGgaaattcattaaataaggaagggttatatatacaagttatagattataataatggaatgtttgatggaaaacattttcattttataaagaaatgggtaaaaaaaaaggatcaTGATGCTTTTTTTGAAatcaacaaaaaaattggagatataaatttaaaaaaaataacatttagGAAATACGGATATGGAGGagctatatttttaatattccttTTATTGGGAATAGGAATACCTGTATTATCAGCATTGCCAGAGGATAAATGGAAGTGGATTGACAGTAttgaatttttgaaaaattggAAGGATTCTATAGAAACGTGGATAAAAGGTTCAGGTTCCTATGcttctataattttattcacactacttattgttatattatcttttatgCTTATAATAGCAACTTAtaagatattaataaataacgaaaaatatGAGAAAATTAAGTGGATAACtaattaaatgaacaaaaaggaataaaaaaatatttcttttcagaaattttttatatgaagaaataacTTCAATATCGTTAGTAATATGATTAGTGagcatacatataattactaAATCATTATGAATGCGCATGAATGTACATGGTCTCTTTGATAtgtaacaataaaaatagatgTTCTTCTGTATTTTGTGAATTCGaatattctaattttttatagtttacattttaaattattactgcagttaaattaaaaacaatagcataacatatatattactgcATTCAAATATATGTCTATGAAGCATATATTGTTATACTTGTAAAGgaatatacaaattatagTTCACTTAATTACATGAACCtatgataatttatatttgtaataaaaaggtatgctttatacataatattttgttgtaATTTAAAGTTATCACTTTATCAGgttattaagaaaatgtattttttttaaattaacaataaatgTGTGCTGTTgtgtatataatgaaaagaagtaaatatatttcttttgatggtaatgtatatacatacatgtttTTTTACTTAGGAAGTAActtatttattctatatgATATGTTTTACGTGaattatgttataaaatgtgctaattataaaaatcattttagaacattttaattttcttcacatcgtataaatgtaaaattataaatatatagtaaaaaaatgtacatttataatgGGGTTCCTAGTTTAGAATTTAgggttaatattttatttctgcttctgtttttatttgaatttattttattagtttatatatattattaaatgtataattaaatattttttaaaaataaaagaataatcaTTAAAGTTTTAGAAAAGCGaagtaatttttaatatataagcaaaacaaaaaaaagttaaaagaaatacaatttaaattctaaaaatgtttttttaatctgtaaatatatattattatattttattattatatttttacgatataaataaagataagTTATTTTAGgaggaatttttttataaaaaagaaataattattgATATACTGAATTTGTACATGATGTAAggaagtaatatatatagattaaatcttttaaaaatattttatgttggaattacataaatttatttgtaatgaaatattacttaaccatttttataatttgttgTATTATGAAacttatatgtaatataccGTATACATGTAGATACtctaaatttaaaaacttaaattaaaaaaatataaaaaattatgtagtatctttatatttattaggtGTATCATCCATATACTGAGAGCTTCTTGTTATATAAGTTTATGATAACTATAAAGAAAtgattatataatgtaaaatttagTACCTCATAatcattaaaacattttaaaatattatttttacatggATATGCCGATATTTCAATAATGTTGTACTATTACTATAATACGTATTTTCtgtttcattattttgtatataatgttaattaaattatgaaaatccTCGCATTTAATTCAATGCCTATAACTTAGATATTTTGTATCATCCAGTGccacatataattatatgcaataattaaaatgagccaatattatgtaatatgtaaTTCACAAATTAGAGCAACACTAGAAAATGTTTCATGAGGAAAAAAGGGAGtcattatttcaaaaaattttatttatatttgaatatataggTAATAAGTTATATAATGAGTATAAGAGGGAAATTCCATTATAATCTTGAAGAAAGGAATTacatttcaatttttatgactatttgcttatatttatgttactTGTCGTCATATTAATGAATGTATTAGTTGTATTTTCGATTTTTCTATAAtgcatataaaatgaaataaagagaaataaataCTATTCGTAAgtattataattcattttagcaaaaaagtttaaattataaagtaATGTTATGTATGCTCTTTATTTACACGTATCCATTTGTTCACAAGTCTtgaatgttatatatataaaagttattaatatggaaaaaaaaaattaagaatagtactttataagaaaatatttattaattattaacttATGGATACagatattttcatttaaatagtTGAAAAGGAATTATTTTCCTTGTTTTACGTCATCTGTAAATATCCTAACTATATTGACGCATATAGTAAGTATCATTTGTAGacaaaaatgttaaaattgttatataataaaaattagatttttaattctattcAACTgtaaaagttaaaataataattaagtttaaaatacaattataaataaaaattatatattatttttattttttgagtaaaattttttttctaggaatatccctttttatttacattgtaaaattataggtgtttttaaaaattttgcttctctttttttatttttcttttttttttcaccttttttaatacttattTAATAAGAGTTACTTCATAAAAttgtgtaataaaataaatatatactctgtaatcttattatatatatttatttaaaaacgcgtttttttgtatagtaaagaaaatttaatatattaatgtgtTTTTCTGGTTCTTACTCCTACAATTGTATTGCATTTTTGATAACAATTTCTTTGTGTAATTATTATACcattatatttgtaatttttatacatatgtattaatttctttatttttattttatcttacatatttataaacttCTTACTTATAAGCACGTTTTATATCACTAAGTGTTCTATTTtctaatacaaatattataagatatatttttgtatcaATAGTCTCCTAGAGAATGATAacttatattatgaaaatttccTTCATAATTTCAGTTTACTTCTTGTTGTGTATTTTATAAGGATTTTCTTGTTAATTCTTCAAGTTGGTTGAGTTCGTTTATCGTTTTCCTTTGTAAATGTCTGTGTAACCAAGATTTCATTAGAGTAAACTATgcagaaggaaaaaatattaatatatataaacaaaaatattattttttttttttgataatattttgtgaaaataaattatacgaATTATGGAAGAATATTTTCACTGCactgtataatttttattaaccttatataaaataaataaagtaaaaaatgttaGTAATACAACAAATGTTATTAAACTAGCAATAAATACATAACTTTTAGGTACTAAAATTTTTGGAACATTAGGACAAGCAGTCACAGTACTCATTACGTTATGTACTTTCTTATAATTGTTTAATTGCTTACgaaaattgttatttttgtttctGTTACATTTCTTGTAAtgtgaaatataaaagttataacatttttgaattttataaCATCTATCACTCTgagtttttttatatttggtAAAATTATCTAAATCTTTATATAAGTTGTGTAATGCTATAAGATTcgttaatatattagaatgAATATGTTCAAAACTTtgattacatatattatctaATTTGGACGGATGAGCATTATATTTCTGTAATCATTCATCCTTATTATAAGCACTATCTTCATTTAAGGGGAAGTTCAAATATTTACACGGTTTTTATGCAACGAGCAAATAATCATTGTTTATATTACTAATATACTTAGAAAACATTTGACATTGAAGGCGAAAAAGTAAACCAGTAGAACGAACTGAATTTTCTCGTTTTAATGACTTGGAATCagttttatattcattttgtaCATAATTTGTGGTGGTACtataaaaatcatttttatatttaagaaacAATTTTACGGAATTATccttagaaaaaataatatacaatatgtaaatgtacaATATCGTAAtatcttgaaaaaaaaatctattttatttgtagAACAATGAATTCCTGTAATactatgatatatatatacattataaaaaaatagataaaatattagTTCTTTCACACCATCTTGGATGGTATTATCTTTTAATGtagataaattaaataacaaaaattaaattcataTCGAGTTAAGATTTATAAgagcaaaaaaaagatatattgtatgttaatatataatatgttccttttttttatataatggattttaaaaaaaataacctTAGCAAAAACGCCTCTTCagtttttgtttaaaattgAAATGAGATAGTGTAGCTTGCATAGTTTTAAAGAAAGGattatgatttaaaaaattgtatttttttttattatttaaaatattttaaagaggAAAACACAATtgcatattattttcattcaaacgaatattatataattttattgaaatgTTATACaggaaaataaattcatttttctcaatattcatataaattgcACACTATATAGGAATATATCTATAGTAAACTTCTTTGatcttttaaaatacttataaataaataatatcacTATTAAAAGCGTATAATTAGccattttattaacattatcTGTTTTTAACGTTAAAATAATATCTCTTAAATTATTtcgtttaatttttactatacgttataataatttaaaggCTCTTTTAAGAGATTAGATTACATCAATATTActgaaattaatatttaaataaagaaagcactaatttaaaaaatgtaaatattatataagacAATAACTATTCTTCtgttaaaatgaaatttactTTTCCAAAAGatagttttatttataaatttattattggATTGATAAActatataacataaataaaaatgaatgacCTAATTCTCTCCTTTCTGTTACGAAAATAAGTTAATGTTTCacttacatttttatagtatatgacttagtataatgtatatttttatattgaatacatgaatatatacaaaaatattacatattattattctgtaaattaattataattataaatttataaataaagaaaagaaaaattaatagttatcctaaattatttaataaaatttattattgaatttattttgcatctgtaaataaaaatatcaatttACATGTTaactaaaatttttcattacaaTAATTGGAGCATACATCTTTATCAGAATTGTTTATGATACTTGTTTTACtttccatatataataaaataataacgaataataatataacattttaataatttttatatttcacagttatttcatttatctttattatatCTGTTATAGGttccatatattataacatttatttaaaggtacttagaaaagaataatataatatctctcgattttttttatattatattattgtaaaactttgtacttatatatatatccagtataatatataatcataaattattatattttaaatctattaatatattttacgtattattaaaaatattttaaaaatgctgaaaaatgaaacaaattaaaaaataaataaaaattaaaaaatttataattgtttaaaattttatggaggattaaatataaatagttaACTGTCACTTTTATGATACTTAAAAATGAACTTTTACTtgttttacattatataataagaaaataaatataacaagaTTCAAGAATGACCccactaaaatatataagatcaaagaaataaagattataaattaaaaaaaataaatcctcatcttataaataaagaatatttagttaatataatatatattatttttaaatatattattaaaattatattatattttttttacatctCATTCACATACAATgatttacttatatttctTGAAgcagtataaatataattttgttgttTATTAAGTATTGTTTCTATGTC from Plasmodium malariae genome assembly, chromosome: 13 includes these protein-coding regions:
- the PmUG01_13062900 gene encoding fam-l protein produces the protein MEQTIKILLFIKITTFILLCWICHFYSKVGTLMKSLDEKENYRRNIHARTYRLLETYGKDNNSSSLYLKEGLPINGIHKKIDTTYNEKYDSEKRKQSNVCPSRFAGGHQPGVKNKSCVFETKKYSHLEKKIFKELDYQNFLKNNRIISDKLYKKILCKKYRLRLVIPLLLLFILIISLILDYSCNSGFRRGLYKLLSLILGKAGMKDFHNFLKSTVGSFFKYTIEVTRNSQKKIAEIYRTPFLNFLIYSILFFILGIIIISGIIYYHKKVKKYEKIKFRKR
- the PmUG01_13063000 gene encoding fam-m protein, with the protein product MEQTIKLFLFIKIALFIYLIWICHFNHDMGASNKSLDENCNSVIKIGTRNYRNLARYKQNNYSSNIFLKENFSKNGVKEQRDISNNEKRTSKKKKHSFGNSLNKEGLYIQVIDYNNGMFDGKHFHFIKKWVKKKDHDAFFEINKKIGDINLKKITFRKYGYGGAIFLIFLLLGIGIPVLSALPEDKWKWIDSIEFLKNWKDSIETWIKGSGSYASIILFTLLIVILSFMLIIATYKILINNEKYEKIKWITN